The following proteins are co-located in the Calliphora vicina chromosome 2, idCalVici1.1, whole genome shotgun sequence genome:
- the LOC135952055 gene encoding zinc carboxypeptidase A 1, producing MAFKFNLILGVCLLAVACQGERARYDNYRVYKTTASNEAELEVLKNLEGASDSIMFLNGIHSINKPINVVVAPHKVPDFLEIMGTSEVEYELVESNLQSQLEDDEEQVAKTNPLARAVSYNWNQYYTLDDTYKWLQQLAVENPGVVTLIEAGKTYQGRSILGVKISKSKSEKPGIFLEAGIHAREWISSATATYIINQLLNSNVASISQIAENYNWYIFPHANPDGYVYTHTTDRMWRKTRTPYGSCFGADPNRNWGFQWNVVGSSNNPCSDTYAGPSAFSEIETRSLADYLKSLEGKISLYIDFHAYSQYLLYPYGHTASLPANIKDLKQVFDVSIAAINKRYGTKYTGGNIYDAIYPASGSSVDWAYENVGTKMAFCYELRPSSNSFLVGFKLPASQIVSTGEETIDSIVAMVNEVQKLGYFK from the coding sequence atggcATTTAAATTTAACCTTATTTTGGGTGTGTGTCTTTTGGCCGTTGCCTGCCAGGGCGAACGTGCCCGCTACGATAATTATCGCGTGTACAAAACTACCGCTTCTAATGAGGCTGAATTGGAGGTTTTAAAGAACTTGGAAGGTGCTTCGGATTCTATAATGTTCTTGAATGGCATACACTCCATTAACAAGCCCATTAATGTGGTAGTAGCTCCCCACAAGGTGCCCGATTTCTTGGAAATTATGGGTACTAGTGAAGTCGAATATGAATTGGTGGAAAGCAACTTGCAAAGTCAATTGGAAGATGATGAAGAACAAGTAGCCAAAACGAATCCGCTTGCTCGTGCTGTTTCCTACAACTGGAATCAATACTATACTTTGGACGACACCTACAAGTGGTTGCAACAATTGGCTGTGGAGAATCCCGGTGTTGTGACTTTGATTGAAGCTGGCAAGACCTATCAAGGACGTTCGATTTTGGGTGTTAAAATCTCCAAGAGCAAATCGGAAAAGCCCGGTATCTTCTTAGAAGCTGGTATACATGCCCGTGAATGGATTTCTTCTGCCACTGCCACCTATATAATCAACCAATTGCTAAACTCCAACGTGGCCAGCATTAGCCAGATAGCTGAGAACTACAACTGGTACATTTTCCCTCATGCCAATCCCGATGGTTATGTTTACACCCACACCACCGATCGCATGTGGCGTAAGACTCGTACTCCCTATGGCAGCTGTTTTGGTGCTGATCCCAACCGTAACTGGGGCTTCCAATGGAATGTGGTTGGCTCTAGCAACAATCCCTGCTCCGACACCTATGCTGGTCCTTCTGCCTTCTCCGAAATCGAAACCCGCTCTTTGGCTGACTACCTCAAGTCTTTGGAGGGTAAAATTTCTTTGTACATCGACTTCCATGCCTATTCTCAATACCTGCTGTATCCTTACGGTCACACTGCCTCCTTGCCCGCCAATATCAAGGACTTGAAACAAGTTTTCGATGTCAGTATTGCTGCCATCAATAAACGTTATGGCACTAAATATACAGGCGGCAACATTTATGATGCCATCTATCCCGCTTCGGGCTCCTCCGTCGATTGGGCTTACGAAAATGTTGGCACCAAAATGGCCTTCTGCTATGAATTGCGTCCTTCCTCCAACTCTTTCCTGGTTGGTTTCAAATTACCTGCCTCACAAATTGTATCCACCGGTGAGGAAACCATTGATTCTATTGTTGCCATGGTTAACGAAGTCCAAAAATTGGGTTActtcaaataa